In Sphingomonas sp. JUb134, the sequence CAACTTGGGCATCAGGTCGTTCAGCGTGAATTCGGTCGTGCGGAGCAAGTCCGTCAGCTGCTGCCGGTCGTCGGAGGTGAGCGAGCGGCTCTGCAGCTGCTTCTCGCCGATCTGCTCGCGCACTTCCGCGTCGTTCGCGCGCAGCCGCCCCACCTCGCCCTTCAGCGCGGCAGCGCTGCGTTCCAGCGCGCGGATGCGGTTCTCGCTCGCAAAGCCCTTCACCGCCAGCGCCCGCATCCCGCGCAGTTCGTCCTCCAGCAGCCGCTGCTGCGCATCGATCGCCCGCAACTGCTCGCGGATGCCGATGCTGCGCGACACCAGCTGCGCGCCCTGCTGCGCGACCACCACCCGCTGGTCGGTGAGCGCCGTCTCGCTCGCGGCGAGCTCGCGGCGCTGCAAGGCCATCGCCCGCTCCGCCTCGATACGATCGTCGCCTTCTAGGCTCGCAAAGCCCGGCGGCGGCTCCAGCGGCGCGCCGGTCAGCTGCGCCGTCAGTCGCGCACGCTGCGCCTGCAACGCGATCACCTGCGCGGTAAGCGAGCGCTCCAGGGCGCGCGTCTCGCTGCCGGCGAGTTCGATCAGCACCTGCCCCTGCGCCACCCGCTGGCCTTCGCGCACCAGCAGCGCGGCGACGATGCCGCCCTGCTGGTGCTGCACCGCCTGACGGTTTCCCGCCACTGCCACCGCGCCGCCCGCATAGGCGGCCGCATCCAGCCGCACGAACGCCGCCCAGCCCAGGAAGACGCCAAAGAACAGCAGCACCAGCAGCCAGCCGATCCGCCCCTCCCGCTCCACGCCGTCGGCGCCAGCATCGCCCGCTCCGGCCACGCCGGCCGCGCCGGTCACGCTTGCGGCGGGCACGCGTCGTGGCGCCAAGGCACCTCGGATTCCTCCCACCGGGCTCCGGCTCATGCGCTCCCCCCCGCGTCGTCCGCGATCGCGCGGCCGCTTGAAAGCTGGCGGACCACGGCCTCGCGCGTGTCGAACATCTCCAGCCGGCCGTCGCGCAGCACCACCAGCTTGTCACTCGCTGCCAGGATACCGGTGCGGTGCGCGACCACGATGATGGTGACGCCCGCCCGCTTCTGCTCGGCGAGCGCCGCGGAGAGCTGCGCCTCGCCCTGGGCGTCCAGGCTGGCGTTGGGCTCGTCCAGCACCAGCACGCGCGGCCGCCCGAACAGCGCGCGCGCCAGCGCGATCCGCTGCGCCTGCCCCACCGACAGCCCGGCCCCGTTCCATCCAAGCCGCGTGTCATAGGCCTGGGGCAGCCGCAGGATGAAGTCGTGCGCCCCGCACTGGCGGGCGGCGCGGATCACCTCCGCGTCCAGCGCTGCCCCCTCGCTCCCTTCCGCGCTCCGGAACCGGGCGATGTTCTGCTTGATCGTGCCCCCGAACAACGTGGGCTCCTGCGGGACATAGCCGATCGCCGCCGCCAGCTGCTCCGCCGGCCAGTCGGCGAGCGCGGCGCCGTCGATCCGCACCGTCCCGGCGGCTGCGGGCTGCGCCCCGACCAGGGCGCGCACCAGCGTCGACTTGCCGGCACCGCTCGGCCCGATCACCCCCACCATCTCCCCCGCGGCGATGCGCAGGTCGATGCCGTGCAGCACCAGCCGCGCGCCTTCGGGATCGGCGACGGAAAGACGCTCGGCCGCCACGTCGCCGCGCACCTCCGGCAGCCGCGTCTGCCCGCCGGTGGGCCCAGCGGCGTCGAACAGCCCCAGCAGCGCGCCATAGGCGGTCCGCGCCTGGATCATGTTGCGCCAGGCGGCGGTGATCCCCTCGATCGGCGCCAGCGCCCGCGCGATCAGCAGCGACGCGGCAAAGATCGTCCCGCCAGAAATCCGCTGCTCGATCGCCAGCAACGCGCCCAGCCCCAGGGCCAGCGACTGCATCGCGATCCGCACCGTCCGCGCAAGGGTGAGATAGCGCGCCCCGACAAAGGCCGCGCGCGTCTGCAGCGCCTGCGCGAGTTGCCGGTCCCGCAGGTGCAGCCGCACCAGCCCTGGCTGCATGCCCAGCGCCCGCACCACGCCTGCCGCCGCCAGGCTCGCGTCCACCCGCTGATAGCCATGCTGCTGCGCGGCGGAGGCATCCTGGATCAGCGCCTTGGTGCCGCGTTCGTTCAAAAAGGTGAGCAGCAGCAGGATCGCCGAACACGCTACCGCCATCACGCCCAGCGCCGGGTGGAGCAGGAAGCACACCAGCATGTAGATCGGCGACCAGGGCGCATCGAACAGCGCGATCATGCCAAGGCCGGTGATCGTCTGGCGCAGCGTGTCGAACTCGCGCAGCAGCACGCCCCCCTGGCCTTGCGCGTTCGGCGCCTGCAGCAGCGTTCCGATCAACGCCGGCCCCAGCAGCCGGTCGAGCCGCGCGCTGGCGCGGATCAGCAGGCGGGTGCGCAACAGGTCCAGCACCCCCAGCGTCGCCACCGCTGCCAGGAAGATCAGCGTCAGCATGCCCAGGGTCATCACGCCCCGCGTCGGCACCACCCGGTCATAAACCTGCAGCATGTAGAGCGACGGCGCGAGGTAGAGCAGGTTCAGCAGCGCGCTGAACAGCGCCGCATGGACCAGGTGGGCACGGCAGGCGGCAAGCGCTTCGCCCAGCACCGGGTTGCGCCGCACGCGGTGCGGAGGCCGGCCACGCTGCATCAGCCGCCCCCGAAGGCGGCAAGCGCGGGCCCCACACGGGGCGGTTGCCCCCGCGGCGCCCCCGTCCGGATCGGCAGCCCCATCAGCCCGCTCGGCCCGATCGAACGCCGCGCCACCGCGATCAGGCAGCCATAGAGCGCGAAGATCGGCGCCACCGTCTTGATCGAAAGGAACGAGTAGCTGATCGGCATGCACAGCGCGACATAGATGGCGGTTGCGTTGACAAAGGCGCGCAGCTCGGCGGTGCGCTCGCGCGCCATCAGCACGACCAGCAGCCAGAAGGCGAGGAAGCCGAACAGCGACTGCGACTGGATCAGATAGGCCCAGCCGGCATCCGCATTGGCATAGATGTTGGCGCTCGATTGGCCCCCGAACACGTCCGCCACTTCCAGCCGGCCCAGATAGTCGACTCCCTTGCGCAACCGCCCCGCAAAGGTGTCGCCACCGCGCGGCAGCAGTTCTGCCGCCCGCAGCGCGAACAGCGTCGCCACCAGAACGGGCAGGTAGACCAGCGGCCACAGCCGCGGCCCCCAGCGGCCGAACGGCACGCCCAGGAGAATGCCGAACGCGCACACCAGCGCGAACCGTCCGTCGCATGCCACCACCAGGAACAGGTCGCTGAGCACCAAGGTCGCCCGCGTGGCCCAGCCGATCCGCCCCCACAGCGTCACCAGCACGATCAGCACGACGATCGTCCAGTTTCCCAGCGACACCGGCTCCAGGAAGACGGAGGTCGCGCGGTTCAGCCCGGAGCTTGCGAACAGGTTGCGCCCGCTCGGACGCTCCACGTTCAGGAACAGCCCCTCCCCTTCGCCCGACCAGAAGGTTTCCGCTTCGATCCCGCGCGTGTTGACGTAATAGGCGGTGACGTTGAACGTCGCCGCGAAGCTCTTCGGCACGGCCAGCTCCCAGGCGGCGATCAGGCTGATCAGCAGCTGCGCCGCCAGCAGCCAGCGCACCAGTTCGCGCCGGCCCAGGCACGTGCCGAGCAGCGCAAAGGCGGGGATCAGCACCGCATCGCCCAGGAACTTGAGCTCCAAGGACTGGCGCACCACCGACAGCAGCAGCCACGCGAGACACGCCGCGATCAGCAGCACCGTCCAGCGCCGCCAGCCGCCGCGGCGCCGCAGCAGCCCGGCCGCCAGGGCAAGCGCCATCACCAGCCCCTGGACCGCCGTCACCACGCTGCCGTTGATGGCGATGGCATGCGCGTTCACCCAGGCAAGCGCGATGTTGAACAGCAGCGCCAGCCACAGCGTCGCCAGGGCGAACCGCCGCAGCCGCGGCGCATGGGCGGGCGCATTCGCAGCCTCCGCAGGGTCCGCCCGGCTTGCCGCCGATGCCGCCTCGGCCGCCACCGCGCTAGAACAGCCGCTCGCGGACGAACATCACGTCGCCGTCCTCGATCGGCGCGTCCAGGTCGGCGATCTCGCTCTGCTGCCCGCGCCGGGTCAGGCGGATGCGGTTCTGCGTGCCCGCGTCGTTGGGGCCACCACCCTGCGACAGTGCCTGGCGAAAGGTCATGCCCGCCCGGATCGGAAAACTGCCGGGCGCGCGCACCTGCCCATAGATGTAGAAATGCTCGGCTGCCGGAACGAACAGCAGGTCGCCCGGCTGCAACACCGGATCCCCGGCCCCGCCGCGGGCCAGTGCCTCGATCGGGAAGCGCTGCGGGGCGGCGTCGCCCCGGCGCAGCAACACCGTCTCGCTCCCCTCGCGCTGCCCGCCCGCCGTCGCCAGCACCCGCGACAGCGGCTGCGCGCCCTGCAGCGGGTAGATGCCGGGGCGCACCACCGCGCCCAGCAGCGTCACGCTGCGGCTGACATAGCTCGTCACCTCCACGTTGACGCGCGGGTCGCGCAGATAGCCTCCCTGCACCAGGCCGGCGCGGATCTTCTCGGCCAGGCCGACCGGGGTCTCCCCTGCCGCGGTGACGCTCCCCATCAGCGGCAGCGAGACGCTGCCGTCCTGCTTGATCCGCAGCCGCAGCGGCATGTCGGGCTGGCCATAGATGGTGACCTCCAGCTGGTCGTCGGGCCCCAGACGATAGTCACCGGCCGCCCCCGCCATGGCCTCCGCAGGCGCCGGCCCACCGCCCCCCTGCATCGGCGCCTGCGCCTGCGCGCCACTCGTCCCGGCGAGCATCCCTGCCGCCAGCGCGGCGGCGATCCGTCGGGCCCATTTCCCCTTGCCCATGGCTTTCCCCTTTCTTCAGAACGCCAGCCCCAGGACCAGCATGCCCCGGGTGCTGCGATAGGTGCCGTACAGCGCGTCGGTGGTGCGGCGGGCGTGCACCGCCTCTAGCCCGATCCGGAACCGCTCGACCGGGGACCAGCCGAGCGCGGCCCGCGCCTCCGCCGTGCGGTCGAAGCTGCGCGCGCCGGCGCTCGCCAGATCCACCGCGCGAAAGCGTCGTCGCTCGATCCTGCCGGCGAGCTCGAAATCCACCGCGCGCCCGATCCCATAGCGGCCGACCAGTTCGCCCCGATCGGCCAGGTAATAGCCGGCAGCCACGTCCCCGCTCGTATCCACGTCGCGCCCGGCCGACGCGCGCAGGCGCAGCCGCGGCACGGGGGTCCAGGCGAGCGAGGCCCCGCCGACCAGGCCTGAAAAGTCGCGCGCGCCCGCATTCCGGCTGTCGGCCGCGACATAGCCGAGCACCCCGCTGGCGATCAGCGCGGCGCCGCGCGCGGTGACGCGCCCGGTGGCGCTTCGCACCCGCGTGGCGTCCGGCCGTCCATCGGCAAGCGACCGGTTCGGGAAATCGAGCGCCTCGGACGAGAGGGCCAGCGCCAGCCCCAGCCGCCCCCCGCGGTTGACGGCGATGCCGGCCGAGACGCGCTCCGCCTGCAGGTCGCTCCGCAGCCGCACCGCCGCACTGTTGTCGATCACCCGGCGCCGATAGCCGATCTCCGGATGTACCCCGGCTCTCAGCGTGCAGCCGCCGTCCAGCGTCAGCGTCCGGCTCTCGCGCGTGTTGCGCACCGGCGCGCCCAGGTCGCTGAGGTCGGTCTGGCCGCGCCCGTAGCGGAACGAGGCCTCGCCATCGCAGCGCGTGCCGACCTGCCAATCGACGCCGCCGGTCGCGTCGATCCGCTCGCGCTTCAGGAAGCGGTTCTCGCGATAGAAGTCATAGCCGGCGGCCCCGCGCAGGAACAGGCGCTGGCGGCTCACCCGCTGCGCCACGTCGACCACGGCCGAAAGGGTCGTACGAACGTCGTCCTTGCTGCGGTCCGGCGCCACCGGCTGGTCACCGTCCAGGCGCAGGATGTTGTCGTCGTAGACCACGCGCGCCTCCATGCCGAGGCGCGCCCGGTTGGCGATGTCCTCGGCCAGATCGTCGAGCGAGACCGGCGCCGCGATGGTGGTGATGGTGCCTGCGGCGAGCACAGCGATCCCCACCACTCCCATGCCGCCCCCCTGTTCCCCGAACCTGACGCCTGCCTACTCTTCTGTTTGGCGCCGTGCGCTGCCGGATCGGACCGGTTCGGAGGGGATGCCGCGGGCGCCGCGCCGCGCCATGCCCCTGCACGGAGGCGCGGTGTCCGACCATTTCGGCTCTAGTCCCGTTCCCGTTCTGTGCCCGGGGACGATAGACAAGCCGTATTCCCGGCGGAGGACGGCTTGGACATTTCGCTCATCATCTGCACGCGCAACCGCGCCGCCCAGCTCGGCGGCTGCCTGGACGCGGTGGCCGGCCTGCGCTTTTCCAGCAGCTGGGAACTGGTGATGGTGGACAACGGCTCCACCGACGCGACCCGGACCACGATCGAGGCGTTCGCCGCCCGCGTCCCGTTCCCCGTCCGCATCGCCCACCAGCCGGTTCCCGGCCTCAGCAACGCGCGCAACGCCGGCCTGGCGGTCGCTGCCGGCCGGTTGATCGCCTTCACCGACGACGATTGCTACGCCGATCCGGCGCTGCTCACCCGCACGGTCGCCGCCTTCGCGCGGCCGGAGCTCGGCTATGTCAGCGGCCGCATCCTGCTCCACGATCCCGCCGGCTTCCCCGCCACCGTCAACGAATCGACCGAACCGCGCCACTTCCCGCCGGGCCGCTACCTGCCGCCCGGCGCGATCCGCGGCGCCAATCTCGGCTTCCGCCGCGCCGCGCTCGACGCGATCGGCGGCTTCGATCCCTTGTTCGGGAGTGGCGCCCGCTTTCCGGCGGAAGACATCGACGCCGCCTGCCGGTGCAGCCTGCGCGGCTGGGCCGGGGCCTATGACCCCAGCATCGTCGTCTCGCACCACCATGGCCGCAAGGCGGCGGACGTCCGCGGGCTGTTCCAGGCCTATGACTATGGCCGCGGCGCTTACCACGCCAAGCTGCTGCTCCACGACCGCGCGCCGCGCGCGGCCCTGCGCGGCTGGGCGGGTCTGCCGCGGCGCATGCGGGCGCGCCCGTCCACCCTCTGGTGGGAACTCGCCGGCGCGGCCGGCTACGCGCGCAGCTACTTCGCCCCGTCTGCCGGGCAGGCGCAGTGACCTCGGCAACCACAACGTCCCTTCCCCCGCCGCGGGTCCTGGTGCGGGTGATCAGCCTGCCCGGCTCGGTCGAGCGACGCGCGCGCATGGCGGAGCAGCTGGATGCGACCGGCCTCGACTGGCGCTTCTTCGACGGCTGGCGCACGCCGCCGCCGGAGCTTTCCTATGATCCCGCCCGCGCCCGCATCGCCCGCGGCCGCGTGCTCACGCCCGGCGAACTCGGCTGTTTCGCCAGCCACTGGGCGCTCTGGGCCGACTTCCTGTTCAACAGCGATGCCGATCTGCTGCTGGCGCTGGAGGACGATCTCCTGCTCGATCCCGTCTTCTTCCAGCGGCTCGACGCTGCGGTCGCGGCGATGGGGCCGATCGACTATCTCCGCCTCTACGCGAAGGTGCCGGCCGGCATCCGCAACGAGGCGCATTTCCTCCACCGCCACATCGCCCGCTTCTCGGGCAAGGCCTATGGCACCCAGGCCTATCTGCTCACCCGCCGCGGCGCCGCGCGCTTTCGCCGCTCGATCCGCCGCGTGGAGCGTCCGATCGATGACGAGATGGACCGGTTCTGGGCGCACGGCATGGCGATCCGCGCCGTCTTTCCCTTCCCGGTGATGGAGGTCCAATACGGCTCCACCATCGAGGACACCCGCCGCGTGCTGGAGCCGCTCACCGCTGCCGAGCGTGCGCGCTCGTTGCTGGTCCGCGGCGTCGAAAAGGCGCGCCGGATCGGCGCCGCCACGTTGCGCGGGGGCTGAGCGCATGCCGCTTCCCCTCCCCACCGGCACACCGCCGGGAACCTCCTCCTGAACACCGCCAGCCTGCCCGGCCCCCGCACCGCTACGCGCACCGGCCTGCTCGCGCGCCTGCGCCGGGCGGCGCCCTGGGCGGCGGCGGAGAGCCTGTTTTCCGCGGTCGCGACCCTTGCCTCGACGCTGGTGGTGGCACGACTGCTGACCCCGTCCGACTTCGGGCTCGCCTCGGTCGCCTTCGCCGTGGTCGCGATCGTCCAGTTGCTCGCCTTCGCCGGCATTCCCCAGGCGATGCTCCGCACGCCGCAGCTGTTGCCGCGCCTGAGCGACCAGCTCTTCTGGGTGCTGCTCGCCCTCGGTGCCTTGGCGACCCTGGTCAGCTGGCTGATCGCCGCCCCCATCGCCCGCTTCTACGGGGCGCCGCTGCTGCTGTGGCTGATCGGCGTGCAGGCGCTCGACTGCCTGCTCCAGGCGCTGGTGCAGTTCCCGACCGCCTTGCTCACCCGCAAGATGCGCACCCGCAGCCTTGCCCTGCGCATGCTGTGGTTCAAGCTCGTCAGCATCGCCGGGACGCTCGCCGCAGCCGCCGCCGGCCTCGGCCCCTGGAGCCTGGTCGCCGGCAGCCTGCTCGGCAGCACCGCCAGCGTCCTCCTCCTGTGGCGCACCCAGCCACGCCGCCCCCGCTGGCGCCGCTTCGACGCGAGCCTCCCGCCGCTGCTGCGCATGGGCTGGCTGATCATGGCCGAAACGGCGCTGACCGCGCTTTCGGTACGCGGCTTCCTGCTCCTGTTCGGCAAGTTCCACGGGTTGCACGACCTCGGCCTGCTCAACTTCGCCATGCGGCTGGTCGACGAGCTCGGGGCGATGATCACCGCCTCGGTCGGCCGCGTCTCGCTGAGCTTCTTTGCGACCGCACACCGTGCAGGCCACGACCTCGCTCGCATCTTCGTGATCGGCACCCACGCGATCACGCTGGCCGTCCTGCCGCTGTTCTTCGGGCTCGCCGCGGTCGCGGGCGATGCCGTTCCGCTCGTCTTCGGCGCGCGGTGGCAGGCGGCGGTACCGGCGGTGCAACTGCTCGCCGTCTTCTGGGGCCTGCGCATGACGCGGCTTCTCAGCCCTGGCCTCATGCGCACCCTCGACGTGCAGGGGCCGCTGGTGATGAACGCCGCGATCAGCTTCGGCTTCGCCATGGCGGCCGTGCTGTTCACCCGCGAGCTCGGCTTCGTCGGCGCCGTCGCCGCGTTCAGCGCGCGGATGCTGGTGACGATCCCCGCCGGTGCCAGCGTGCTCGCCCGGGTCGCCGCGCTGCCCGTCTCGCGCCAGTTCGCGGCAGTCGCCCGGCCGCTCACGCTCGCGACGATCATGGCCGGCCTCGTGCTGGCCGGCCGCAGCCTCGCGAGCGACTGGCCGCTCGCGCCCCGCCTCGCCGCGCTCACCGCCGGCGGTGCGCTCCTCTATGCCCTGCTCGTCTGGACCTTCGACCGCACCGCCCTCACCCGCCTCGCCGCGCTACGCGGCTGAGGATGCGGTGTTCGGCTCAGGTGGTCGACGGCCTAGTTGCTGCCCGTCGCTGCCGTCTGGCTCACCGGTACAGCCGTATCGGGTGTCGCGACCTGCGGCACCGCCGGCGCGACGCTGGTCGGCGCGGTCGCCCGGTCCGCCAGGGCGTAGAAGGCCTCGCCCTCCATCTCCAGCAGGCGCACCCGGCCCTCGTTCATCGGCTCGAGCGAATGGACGAAGGAACGCGGCTTCTTCATCAGCTTGGGGTTCTCGACCACCGTCAGCCCGGCGCGCCGCGCCGCTTCCGCCACGAAGTGCACGCAGTTGCGGCGATTGAGGCTGTAGCGATGGTCGCCCTTCTCGCCCCACTCCTCCACCAGCCGGAGAATGGCGCCATATTGCGCGTCGGTGAGCATCACCGAGAAGTGGACGTCGCTGTTCTCGATGTACTTCTGCTTCGTCTCGTCGATCCGCCCCGGCACGGTCCCCATCAGGATGGCGGGTGTGATCGCCTTGGCGGTAAAGCCATAGCTCAGCTGTACGGGCTCCCCACCGGCATCGGGCGTCCCCTCCAGCACGAAAAACGCGTGCGGGAACTCGTTGCCGAACTCGTGCGACCAGAAGCTGATGGTGACCCCGGCCCTGGCAGGTGCCGTGAGCCCCAGCGACAACAGCGCGGCCCCCAGAAGGGCCAGGAACGCACGGAGCGTGGGGACGCGGAACCAGGATGCCATGGGCCACACGCTACCGCGCCCGGCGCGCGGGATAAAGCTCCCCCGCACCGGGCGTCGGCTGGTTCCGGTTCGGACTGGCTCAGCCCTGATTGTCTTCGGCGCGTTTGCGCTCCGCCTCTTCGTCATAGCCCGACGAGGGGGCAGGCAGGCTGCTGCTGTGGATCGGCTGGGTCGACGCGGGCGGGTCGGATGCATCCATCGACTCGTCCAGCGCGCGGTCCAATCGAGCATCCTTGCTCTCCGGATTGCGCTGCAGCCGCTCGTTGATCGACTCGTCATGCCCCGCGTCGCGGCGCGTCTCGCCCGGATCCTCCGGCGCCACCGACATGGTCTCCATGGCCGCCGGGTCGATCGAGTCCTTGTCTCCGCTCATCACTCTCTCCTCGAAAACCTTCGAGTCAAAAAACGAGCGGCGGCCCGGCTCGTTCCGGTGGCGCCACGACATCGCAAAAGGGGCCCGGCGATCGCTCGCCGAGCCCCCGAAAGGCTTCTGCCCTGTGCCGGCCGCTTAGTCGCGGCTGCCCAGGAACGAGAGCAGGAACTGGAACATGTTCACGAAGTCGAGGTAGAGCGACAGCGCGCCCATGATCACGACCTTGCCCATCATGTCCGTGCCCGCGACATAGGCGTACATGCTCTTGATGCGCTGCGTGTCATAGGCGGTAAGGCCCGCGAACAGCAGCACGCCGACCGCGCTGATCACCAGATTGACCGCCGGCGACTGGAACCACAGGTTCAGCAGCGACGCCACGATGATGCCGACCACGCCCATGATCAGGAAGGTGCCGAAACCCGACAGGTCCTTCTTGGTGGTGTAGCCCCACAGGCTCAGCGACAGGAACGCAACCGCGGTCGCAAAGAAGGTGATCGCGATCGACGCACCCGTATAGGCCAGGAAGATCGTCGACATCGACAGGCCCATGATCGCCGCGAACGCCCAGAACAGCGCCTGCGTCGCGCCATAGGACAGGCGCTGGATG encodes:
- a CDS encoding outer membrane beta-barrel protein; its protein translation is MGVVGIAVLAAGTITTIAAPVSLDDLAEDIANRARLGMEARVVYDDNILRLDGDQPVAPDRSKDDVRTTLSAVVDVAQRVSRQRLFLRGAAGYDFYRENRFLKRERIDATGGVDWQVGTRCDGEASFRYGRGQTDLSDLGAPVRNTRESRTLTLDGGCTLRAGVHPEIGYRRRVIDNSAAVRLRSDLQAERVSAGIAVNRGGRLGLALALSSEALDFPNRSLADGRPDATRVRSATGRVTARGAALIASGVLGYVAADSRNAGARDFSGLVGGASLAWTPVPRLRLRASAGRDVDTSGDVAAGYYLADRGELVGRYGIGRAVDFELAGRIERRRFRAVDLASAGARSFDRTAEARAALGWSPVERFRIGLEAVHARRTTDALYGTYRSTRGMLVLGLAF
- a CDS encoding oligosaccharide flippase family protein produces the protein MARLLTPSDFGLASVAFAVVAIVQLLAFAGIPQAMLRTPQLLPRLSDQLFWVLLALGALATLVSWLIAAPIARFYGAPLLLWLIGVQALDCLLQALVQFPTALLTRKMRTRSLALRMLWFKLVSIAGTLAAAAAGLGPWSLVAGSLLGSTASVLLLWRTQPRRPRWRRFDASLPPLLRMGWLIMAETALTALSVRGFLLLFGKFHGLHDLGLLNFAMRLVDELGAMITASVGRVSLSFFATAHRAGHDLARIFVIGTHAITLAVLPLFFGLAAVAGDAVPLVFGARWQAAVPAVQLLAVFWGLRMTRLLSPGLMRTLDVQGPLVMNAAISFGFAMAAVLFTRELGFVGAVAAFSARMLVTIPAGASVLARVAALPVSRQFAAVARPLTLATIMAGLVLAGRSLASDWPLAPRLAALTAGGALLYALLVWTFDRTALTRLAALRG
- a CDS encoding HlyD family type I secretion periplasmic adaptor subunit — translated: MAPRRVPAASVTGAAGVAGAGDAGADGVEREGRIGWLLVLLFFGVFLGWAAFVRLDAAAYAGGAVAVAGNRQAVQHQQGGIVAALLVREGQRVAQGQVLIELAGSETRALERSLTAQVIALQAQRARLTAQLTGAPLEPPPGFASLEGDDRIEAERAMALQRRELAASETALTDQRVVVAQQGAQLVSRSIGIREQLRAIDAQQRLLEDELRGMRALAVKGFASENRIRALERSAAALKGEVGRLRANDAEVREQIGEKQLQSRSLTSDDRQQLTDLLRTTEFTLNDLMPKLSAAREALANTLIRAPASGQVVGLTVHTVGGVIGAGERLMEIVPERVALVIQARIAPDDADDLFVGQEAEVRIPALHARTLPPILGTISRLSADSFEDQRTGTHYYTGEVVVPEAGLAVMRRHARGREIKPGLPVEILMPLRRRTLLQYLLEPLDQSLWQSFREH
- a CDS encoding polysaccharide biosynthesis/export family protein; the encoded protein is MGKGKWARRIAAALAAGMLAGTSGAQAQAPMQGGGGPAPAEAMAGAAGDYRLGPDDQLEVTIYGQPDMPLRLRIKQDGSVSLPLMGSVTAAGETPVGLAEKIRAGLVQGGYLRDPRVNVEVTSYVSRSVTLLGAVVRPGIYPLQGAQPLSRVLATAGGQREGSETVLLRRGDAAPQRFPIEALARGGAGDPVLQPGDLLFVPAAEHFYIYGQVRAPGSFPIRAGMTFRQALSQGGGPNDAGTQNRIRLTRRGQQSEIADLDAPIEDGDVMFVRERLF
- a CDS encoding polysaccharide biosynthesis protein GumE — encoded protein: MAAEAASAASRADPAEAANAPAHAPRLRRFALATLWLALLFNIALAWVNAHAIAINGSVVTAVQGLVMALALAAGLLRRRGGWRRWTVLLIAACLAWLLLSVVRQSLELKFLGDAVLIPAFALLGTCLGRRELVRWLLAAQLLISLIAAWELAVPKSFAATFNVTAYYVNTRGIEAETFWSGEGEGLFLNVERPSGRNLFASSGLNRATSVFLEPVSLGNWTIVVLIVLVTLWGRIGWATRATLVLSDLFLVVACDGRFALVCAFGILLGVPFGRWGPRLWPLVYLPVLVATLFALRAAELLPRGGDTFAGRLRKGVDYLGRLEVADVFGGQSSANIYANADAGWAYLIQSQSLFGFLAFWLLVVLMARERTAELRAFVNATAIYVALCMPISYSFLSIKTVAPIFALYGCLIAVARRSIGPSGLMGLPIRTGAPRGQPPRVGPALAAFGGG
- a CDS encoding glycosyltransferase family 25 protein, with protein sequence MRVISLPGSVERRARMAEQLDATGLDWRFFDGWRTPPPELSYDPARARIARGRVLTPGELGCFASHWALWADFLFNSDADLLLALEDDLLLDPVFFQRLDAAVAAMGPIDYLRLYAKVPAGIRNEAHFLHRHIARFSGKAYGTQAYLLTRRGAARFRRSIRRVERPIDDEMDRFWAHGMAIRAVFPFPVMEVQYGSTIEDTRRVLEPLTAAERARSLLVRGVEKARRIGAATLRGG
- a CDS encoding type I secretion system permease/ATPase, translating into MQRGRPPHRVRRNPVLGEALAACRAHLVHAALFSALLNLLYLAPSLYMLQVYDRVVPTRGVMTLGMLTLIFLAAVATLGVLDLLRTRLLIRASARLDRLLGPALIGTLLQAPNAQGQGGVLLREFDTLRQTITGLGMIALFDAPWSPIYMLVCFLLHPALGVMAVACSAILLLLTFLNERGTKALIQDASAAQQHGYQRVDASLAAAGVVRALGMQPGLVRLHLRDRQLAQALQTRAAFVGARYLTLARTVRIAMQSLALGLGALLAIEQRISGGTIFAASLLIARALAPIEGITAAWRNMIQARTAYGALLGLFDAAGPTGGQTRLPEVRGDVAAERLSVADPEGARLVLHGIDLRIAAGEMVGVIGPSGAGKSTLVRALVGAQPAAAGTVRIDGAALADWPAEQLAAAIGYVPQEPTLFGGTIKQNIARFRSAEGSEGAALDAEVIRAARQCGAHDFILRLPQAYDTRLGWNGAGLSVGQAQRIALARALFGRPRVLVLDEPNASLDAQGEAQLSAALAEQKRAGVTIIVVAHRTGILAASDKLVVLRDGRLEMFDTREAVVRQLSSGRAIADDAGGSA
- a CDS encoding glycosyltransferase family 2 protein, with the translated sequence MDISLIICTRNRAAQLGGCLDAVAGLRFSSSWELVMVDNGSTDATRTTIEAFAARVPFPVRIAHQPVPGLSNARNAGLAVAAGRLIAFTDDDCYADPALLTRTVAAFARPELGYVSGRILLHDPAGFPATVNESTEPRHFPPGRYLPPGAIRGANLGFRRAALDAIGGFDPLFGSGARFPAEDIDAACRCSLRGWAGAYDPSIVVSHHHGRKAADVRGLFQAYDYGRGAYHAKLLLHDRAPRAALRGWAGLPRRMRARPSTLWWELAGAAGYARSYFAPSAGQAQ
- a CDS encoding Bax inhibitor-1/YccA family protein, whose translation is MANWSDPRTTAAPFATAASRAQAYDAGLRSYMLSVYNYMASGVLLTGIVALLFSWGGTSSPAAAVFLSPGPLKYLIMFSPLAFVMVLSFGIQRLSYGATQALFWAFAAIMGLSMSTIFLAYTGASIAITFFATAVAFLSLSLWGYTTKKDLSGFGTFLIMGVVGIIVASLLNLWFQSPAVNLVISAVGVLLFAGLTAYDTQRIKSMYAYVAGTDMMGKVVIMGALSLYLDFVNMFQFLLSFLGSRD